In Stenotrophomonas sp. 169, one DNA window encodes the following:
- the ispE gene encoding 4-(cytidine 5'-diphospho)-2-C-methyl-D-erythritol kinase has product MIAHHVDAAGWSWWPAPAKLNLFLNIVGRRPDGYHALQTVFRLLDWGDRIGIRLRDDGVIRREGHSLPGVAEADDLAVRAAMLLQKATKSAQGADIVVEKSIPAGGGFGGGSSDAATVLKVLNVLWRTGLDDDALAALGLRLGADVPVFVRGHTAWAEGIGELLRPLELAPAWYVIVDPGVHVPTPALFADPDLTRDSAIAKIEDFVSGSLSGNAFEPVLRRREPAVEAALAALSDIGLARLTGSGGGCFVEFPSQHAAMAAKAELPEELRAWVVEGVARSPLLDALERN; this is encoded by the coding sequence ATGATCGCGCACCATGTTGACGCGGCTGGCTGGTCCTGGTGGCCCGCGCCGGCGAAGCTGAATCTGTTCCTGAACATCGTCGGCCGTCGTCCCGATGGCTACCACGCGCTGCAGACGGTGTTCCGCCTGTTGGACTGGGGTGACCGGATCGGCATACGTCTGCGGGATGACGGGGTCATCCGGCGTGAAGGCCACTCGCTGCCCGGCGTAGCCGAGGCGGATGACCTCGCGGTACGTGCGGCCATGCTGCTTCAAAAGGCGACCAAAAGCGCTCAAGGTGCGGACATCGTCGTTGAAAAATCGATACCGGCGGGAGGTGGTTTCGGCGGCGGGTCGTCTGATGCCGCCACGGTGTTGAAGGTGCTCAACGTTCTCTGGCGCACCGGCCTCGATGACGATGCGCTGGCCGCGCTGGGGCTGCGTCTTGGCGCAGATGTTCCGGTATTCGTGCGCGGCCACACGGCATGGGCTGAAGGAATCGGCGAGCTCCTGCGGCCGCTGGAGCTTGCTCCTGCGTGGTATGTGATCGTTGATCCGGGAGTGCACGTGCCGACGCCGGCACTTTTCGCTGATCCGGATTTGACGCGGGACAGCGCAATAGCGAAAATAGAGGACTTCGTTTCCGGATCCCTGTCCGGCAATGCGTTTGAACCGGTGCTGCGCCGCCGTGAGCCTGCCGTAGAGGCCGCGCTTGCTGCGTTGAGCGACATTGGTCTGGCGCGTCTTACAGGGTCGGGGGGCGGGTGCTTCGTCGAGTTTCCATCGCAGCATGCCGCGATGGCTGCGAAGGCGGAGCTGCCTGAGGAGTTGCGGGCGTGGGTGGTGGAAGGGGTAGCCCGTTCACCGCTGCTGGATGCACTCGAGCGTAACTGA
- a CDS encoding tetratricopeptide repeat protein, which produces MPALIRISSVLLLSLMAGPTLAAPSTSRVLDRAEAAQEPSLEPALVGEFALQAGKLGDSAAQYLQAAQASEGDAGLAERATRIAMLANDDARAGQALALWQQRAPTSLTMRSAAAALAMRQNRPEQAVTELKALLTTPGDEGWRLTLAALVGGGREPTVPAQVLEALVAADAIPNRIEVWQEFGRVAMRMEKPDLAQRMVDQVVRRFPDDPRVALLRVSQLQQAGKTAEAMSVLQALEPAARATPDLRNAVAIAYDAMNQPMAAERVLSAGPQDTQTYGMRASLLAKQEDATALAALYAELSRAASKPDPAQRLLLGKIAEYLKRYQEAVDWYHSVPGGDELSEARLRAANAQGLLGNQAKALEEVRAVQSDAVLAEEARRDAYLLEAELRLRAGDEAGELDALGRGLAAYPDENALLYARALAWERRDDIPRAEADLRKVLVTEPENVAALNALGYTLADRTHRYQEALELIDRARVADPDNPAIVDSHGWVLYRLGRNEEAAVQLRRAYALAKDAEIAAHLGEVLWVLGRQDEARRYFDEAAKLDPDNRALQRAREKFSP; this is translated from the coding sequence ATGCCCGCATTGATTCGCATCTCCAGTGTTCTGCTGCTCAGCCTGATGGCTGGACCGACCCTGGCAGCCCCTTCCACCTCACGTGTGCTGGACCGGGCCGAGGCGGCCCAGGAGCCGTCGCTGGAGCCTGCACTGGTGGGCGAATTCGCCCTGCAGGCAGGCAAGCTGGGTGATTCGGCCGCGCAGTACCTGCAGGCCGCGCAGGCCAGCGAGGGCGATGCCGGGTTGGCCGAACGGGCCACCCGCATTGCCATGCTGGCCAACGACGACGCACGCGCCGGACAGGCACTGGCCTTGTGGCAGCAGCGCGCGCCGACCTCCTTGACCATGCGCAGCGCCGCGGCGGCGTTGGCCATGCGGCAGAACCGGCCGGAGCAGGCGGTGACCGAACTCAAGGCGCTGCTGACCACGCCGGGCGACGAAGGCTGGCGCCTGACACTGGCCGCGTTGGTTGGCGGTGGGCGCGAGCCGACCGTGCCGGCGCAGGTACTGGAAGCGCTGGTTGCCGCCGATGCGATCCCCAACCGGATCGAGGTCTGGCAGGAGTTCGGGCGGGTGGCCATGCGCATGGAAAAACCGGACCTGGCCCAGCGCATGGTCGATCAGGTCGTGCGGCGCTTCCCCGATGACCCCCGCGTGGCGCTGCTGCGCGTCAGCCAGCTGCAGCAGGCCGGCAAGACCGCCGAAGCAATGAGTGTGCTGCAGGCGCTGGAACCGGCTGCCCGCGCCACCCCGGACCTGCGCAATGCGGTGGCCATCGCCTACGACGCGATGAATCAGCCGATGGCCGCCGAACGGGTGCTGTCCGCAGGGCCACAGGACACGCAGACCTACGGCATGCGTGCCTCGCTGCTGGCCAAGCAGGAGGATGCCACCGCGCTTGCCGCGCTGTATGCCGAGCTGTCACGCGCGGCCAGCAAGCCGGATCCCGCGCAGCGTCTGCTGCTGGGCAAGATCGCCGAGTACCTCAAGCGTTACCAGGAAGCCGTTGACTGGTATCACAGCGTGCCGGGTGGCGACGAGTTGAGCGAGGCACGCCTGCGTGCCGCCAATGCGCAGGGGCTGCTGGGCAACCAGGCCAAGGCACTGGAAGAAGTGCGCGCGGTGCAGTCCGATGCCGTACTGGCTGAAGAGGCCCGACGTGACGCGTACCTGCTGGAGGCCGAGCTGCGCCTGCGTGCGGGTGATGAAGCCGGTGAGCTGGACGCGCTGGGCCGCGGGCTGGCCGCCTACCCGGACGAAAACGCGCTGTTGTATGCGCGCGCCCTGGCCTGGGAGCGTCGCGATGACATCCCGCGCGCCGAGGCCGACCTGCGCAAGGTGCTGGTCACCGAGCCCGAAAACGTGGCTGCCCTGAACGCACTGGGCTACACCCTCGCCGACCGCACCCACCGCTATCAGGAGGCGCTTGAACTGATCGACCGGGCGCGCGTCGCCGATCCGGACAATCCGGCCATCGTCGACAGTCATGGCTGGGTGCTGTATCGCCTGGGTCGCAACGAAGAGGCCGCCGTCCAGCTGCGCCGCGCCTACGCCTTGGCCAAGGACGCGGAAATTGCCGCACACCTGGGTGAAGTGCTGTGGGTGCTGGGTCGCCAGGACGAGGCAAGGCGTTACTTCGATGAAGCCGCCAAGCTGGACCCCGACAACCGCGCGCTGCAGCGCGCCCGCGAGAAGTTCAGCCCATGA
- the prfA gene encoding peptide chain release factor 1, with protein sequence MTPTLRRKLEALAERREELERLLSDPAVVADNKRFRDLSREFSQLEPVALALADENRAKADLATAQAMRADPDLRELADEEVDAAQARLLQLEQELALLLVPRDVRDDGNLFLEVRAGTGGDEAAIFAGDLFRMYARYAERQGWKVEVESDSPGEHGGYKEVVARVVGRGAFSRLKFESGTHRVQRVPATESQGRIHTSAATVAIIPEADEIDEVQINPADLRVDTYRSSGAGGQHVNKTESAIRITHMPTGVVVECQTERSQHANRDKAMKRLKAQLLDAERSRQDAAQAESRRLQVGSGDRSQRIRTYNFPQGRITDHRVEGLTLYDLPNVMTGDMDALLQRLAQEHQADALAQLSATV encoded by the coding sequence ATGACGCCGACCCTGCGCCGTAAGCTGGAAGCGCTGGCCGAGCGCCGCGAAGAACTCGAACGCCTGCTGTCCGATCCTGCGGTGGTCGCCGACAACAAGCGCTTCCGCGATCTTTCCCGCGAGTTCTCCCAGCTGGAGCCGGTCGCACTGGCCTTGGCCGATGAGAACCGCGCCAAGGCCGATCTCGCGACGGCCCAGGCCATGCGCGCGGATCCGGATCTGCGTGAGCTGGCGGATGAGGAAGTCGACGCCGCGCAGGCCCGCCTGCTGCAGCTGGAACAGGAACTGGCCCTGCTGCTGGTGCCGCGCGACGTGCGCGACGATGGCAACCTGTTCCTGGAAGTGCGTGCCGGCACCGGTGGCGACGAAGCGGCGATCTTCGCCGGTGATCTGTTCCGCATGTATGCACGCTACGCCGAGCGCCAAGGCTGGAAGGTCGAGGTGGAATCGGACAGTCCCGGCGAGCACGGCGGCTACAAGGAAGTCGTGGCGCGCGTGGTCGGCCGGGGCGCGTTCTCGCGCTTGAAGTTCGAATCGGGCACCCACCGCGTGCAGCGCGTGCCGGCGACCGAATCGCAGGGCCGCATCCATACCTCGGCAGCGACCGTCGCGATCATTCCCGAGGCCGACGAGATCGACGAGGTGCAGATCAATCCCGCCGACCTGCGGGTGGATACGTACCGCTCGTCCGGCGCAGGCGGCCAGCACGTCAACAAGACCGAGTCGGCCATCCGCATCACCCACATGCCGACCGGCGTGGTGGTGGAATGCCAGACCGAGCGCAGCCAGCACGCGAACCGGGACAAGGCGATGAAGCGCCTGAAGGCGCAGCTGCTCGACGCCGAGCGATCGCGCCAGGACGCCGCGCAGGCCGAATCGCGTCGGTTGCAGGTGGGCAGCGGAGACCGCAGCCAGCGCATCCGTACCTACAACTTCCCGCAGGGACGCATCACCGACCACCGGGTCGAAGGGCTGACCCTGTATGACCTGCCCAACGTGATGACCGGCGACATGGATGCGTTGCTGCAACGCTTGGCGCAGGAACACCAGGCCGACGCGCTGGCCCAGTTGTCCGCGACGGTCTGA
- the hemA gene encoding glutamyl-tRNA reductase produces the protein MTLWVLGLNHQTAPVDLRERAAFAGEALPRALLSLRGTPQIAEAVLLSTCNRTELYAVAESETALNQWLHDQAGDLQGYLYQHADAEAVRHLFRVATGLDSMVLGEPQILGQVKEAWTVAREHGLLGQRLDRLFQQTFSVAKRARTDTQVGANPVSVASAAVRLAQNSFARLDDSTVLLVGAGETIELAARHLSDGKVRRLLIANRTLAHAQDLATRHGGVALPLAELDRHLAEADIVFSATAAREPVIHRATVAAALRARRHKPMLLFDLAVPRDIEASVATLDDAFLYTVDDLERAVEDNRRGRREAAAEAEAIIDLQVARFIETQQAGAHHAPLKQLRAFGEATRAELLERARQQLAHGKPADEVLELLAHGLTNRLLHPPTAALRAAALSGDAELTRAAERLFPAVPGYHHPTVRPDDADPAP, from the coding sequence ATGACCCTGTGGGTGCTCGGACTGAATCACCAGACCGCACCGGTGGATCTGCGCGAACGCGCAGCCTTCGCCGGTGAGGCGCTGCCGCGCGCGTTGCTTTCCCTGCGCGGCACCCCTCAGATCGCCGAAGCCGTGCTGCTGTCCACCTGCAACCGCACCGAGCTGTACGCCGTCGCCGAATCGGAAACCGCGCTGAACCAGTGGCTGCATGACCAGGCCGGCGATCTGCAGGGCTATCTGTACCAGCACGCCGACGCGGAGGCCGTACGCCATCTGTTCCGTGTCGCCACCGGGCTCGACTCGATGGTGCTGGGGGAGCCGCAGATCCTCGGCCAGGTGAAAGAGGCGTGGACCGTGGCGCGCGAGCATGGCCTGCTCGGCCAGCGCCTGGACCGGCTGTTCCAGCAGACCTTCTCGGTCGCCAAGCGTGCGCGCACCGATACCCAGGTGGGCGCCAACCCGGTGTCTGTGGCATCGGCGGCAGTGCGCCTGGCACAGAACTCGTTCGCCCGGCTGGACGACTCCACCGTGCTGCTGGTCGGCGCCGGCGAAACCATCGAACTGGCGGCGCGCCACCTCAGTGACGGCAAGGTGCGGCGGCTGCTGATCGCCAACCGCACGCTGGCCCATGCGCAGGATCTGGCCACCCGCCACGGCGGTGTCGCGCTGCCGCTGGCCGAACTGGACCGGCACCTGGCCGAGGCCGACATCGTGTTCTCCGCCACCGCCGCACGTGAGCCGGTGATCCATCGCGCCACCGTGGCGGCTGCGCTGCGCGCGCGCCGGCACAAGCCGATGCTGTTGTTCGACCTGGCGGTGCCGCGCGATATCGAAGCGTCGGTCGCCACCCTGGACGATGCCTTTCTGTACACCGTCGACGATCTGGAGCGGGCGGTGGAAGACAACCGCCGCGGCCGTCGTGAAGCCGCTGCGGAGGCCGAGGCGATCATCGACCTGCAGGTGGCCCGCTTCATCGAAACCCAGCAGGCCGGTGCCCACCACGCGCCGCTGAAGCAGCTGCGGGCCTTCGGCGAAGCCACCCGCGCCGAGTTGCTGGAGCGCGCCCGCCAGCAGCTGGCGCACGGCAAGCCGGCCGACGAAGTGCTGGAATTGTTGGCGCATGGCCTGACCAACCGCCTGCTGCATCCACCCACGGCGGCGCTGCGCGCTGCTGCGCTGAGCGGTGATGCCGAACTCACCCGCGCTGCCGAGCGCCTGTTCCCGGCCGTGCCGGGATACCACCACCCGACTGTGAGACCTGATGACGCCGACCCTGCGCCGTAA
- a CDS encoding 50S ribosomal protein L25/general stress protein Ctc: MSKTHEIKVTKRELQRKGASRRLRHAGVIPAIVYGGSADPVAISLDHNEIWLAQYNDWFYSSILDLNLDGKVERVLLRDMQRHPFKQLILHLDFLRVNENEVLTAAVPLHFINEDTSPAGKASDIVVTHEVKEVTVSCLPKDLPESIEVDLGALEAGGVIHLSDLKLPKGVELPALALGKDHDDAVVTAKHGKEDAADAAEEAPVAE; encoded by the coding sequence ATGTCGAAGACCCATGAAATCAAGGTCACCAAGCGTGAACTGCAGCGCAAGGGTGCGAGCCGCCGCCTGCGTCACGCTGGCGTGATCCCGGCGATCGTGTACGGGGGCAGCGCCGATCCGGTCGCCATCAGCCTTGACCACAACGAAATCTGGCTGGCCCAGTACAACGATTGGTTCTACTCGTCCATCCTGGACCTGAACCTCGATGGCAAGGTCGAGCGCGTGCTGCTGCGTGACATGCAGCGCCATCCCTTCAAGCAGCTGATCCTGCATCTCGATTTCCTGCGCGTGAACGAGAATGAAGTGCTGACCGCTGCCGTGCCGCTGCACTTCATCAACGAAGACACCTCGCCGGCTGGCAAGGCGTCGGACATCGTGGTCACCCACGAAGTGAAGGAAGTGACCGTCAGCTGCCTGCCGAAGGACCTGCCGGAGTCGATCGAAGTCGACCTGGGCGCCCTGGAAGCCGGTGGCGTGATCCACCTGTCCGACCTCAAGCTGCCGAAGGGCGTTGAGCTGCCGGCGCTGGCGCTGGGCAAGGATCACGACGATGCCGTGGTCACCGCCAAGCACGGCAAGGAAGACGCTGCCGACGCCGCCGAAGAAGCACCGGTTGCCGAGTAA
- the pth gene encoding aminoacyl-tRNA hydrolase: MAGLRLIVGLGNPGPEHARTRHNAGFHFVEALAEKAGARWSVDSKLFGETAKVDIAGQPVWLLKPATFMNLSGKSVTAAQRFWKIEPEETLLAHDELDLPPGAARLKFDGGHGGQNGLRDTIRLLGHGQFHRLRVGIGHPGHKDRVVPWVLGRASKDDDILIARAIDDAIDVLPLAVQGDFSEAMKRLHTPK; the protein is encoded by the coding sequence ATGGCAGGATTGCGACTGATCGTTGGTCTCGGCAACCCCGGACCAGAGCACGCCCGGACCCGGCACAATGCTGGGTTTCATTTTGTTGAGGCCCTTGCGGAAAAAGCAGGTGCGCGCTGGAGCGTGGACAGCAAGCTGTTCGGCGAGACCGCCAAGGTGGATATAGCGGGCCAGCCGGTCTGGCTGCTGAAGCCGGCCACCTTCATGAACCTCAGTGGCAAATCGGTGACCGCAGCGCAGCGGTTCTGGAAGATCGAGCCGGAAGAAACCCTGTTGGCGCACGACGAGCTGGACCTGCCGCCGGGTGCGGCACGGCTGAAGTTCGACGGCGGCCACGGCGGGCAGAACGGCCTGCGCGATACCATCCGCCTGCTCGGCCACGGCCAGTTCCACCGGCTGCGTGTGGGTATTGGCCATCCAGGCCACAAGGATCGGGTCGTGCCGTGGGTGCTGGGACGGGCGTCGAAGGATGACGACATCCTGATCGCGCGTGCCATCGACGATGCGATCGATGTGCTGCCGCTGGCGGTGCAGGGCGATTTCAGCGAAGCGATGAAGCGTCTGCACACCCCGAAGTAA
- a CDS encoding ribose-phosphate diphosphokinase, which produces MQASPNLLVFSGNANKPLAQSICKELGVRPGKALVSHFSDGEVQVEIEENVRKQDVFVIQPTSAPSAENLMELLVLIDALKRASVASVTAVVPYFGYSRQDRRMRSSRVPITAKLAAKMFSTAGADRVLTVDLHADQIQGFFDIPVDNVYASPLLLADIWRAYGTENLIVVSPDVGGVVRARAVAKRLDDADLAIIDKRRPRANVSTVMNIIGDVEGKTCVMVDDIVDTAGTLCAAAAALKARGALKVAAYCTHAVLSGPAVDNINNSQLDELVVTDTIPLKDAARVCSKIRQLSVAEMLAETMRRIAFGESVSSLYVD; this is translated from the coding sequence ATGCAAGCGTCGCCCAACCTGCTGGTCTTCTCCGGCAACGCCAACAAACCCCTCGCGCAGAGCATCTGCAAGGAGCTGGGGGTACGTCCCGGCAAGGCACTGGTCTCGCATTTCTCCGACGGTGAAGTCCAGGTCGAGATCGAGGAAAACGTCCGCAAGCAGGACGTGTTCGTGATCCAGCCGACCAGCGCGCCCAGTGCTGAGAACCTGATGGAGCTGCTGGTGCTGATCGACGCGTTGAAGCGTGCATCGGTGGCCAGCGTCACCGCCGTGGTGCCGTATTTCGGTTACTCGCGGCAGGATCGCCGCATGCGCTCGTCGCGCGTGCCGATCACCGCCAAGCTGGCGGCAAAGATGTTCAGTACGGCCGGTGCGGATCGTGTGTTGACCGTGGATCTCCACGCCGACCAGATCCAGGGTTTCTTCGACATCCCGGTGGACAATGTGTATGCCTCGCCGCTGCTGCTCGCCGATATCTGGCGCGCGTACGGCACCGAGAACCTGATCGTGGTGTCTCCGGACGTGGGCGGTGTGGTGCGCGCGCGCGCCGTGGCCAAGCGCCTGGATGATGCCGACCTGGCGATCATCGACAAGCGCCGGCCGCGTGCCAACGTGTCCACCGTGATGAACATCATCGGTGACGTCGAAGGCAAGACCTGCGTGATGGTCGATGACATCGTCGATACCGCCGGCACCCTGTGCGCCGCTGCCGCTGCCCTGAAGGCGCGCGGTGCGCTCAAGGTCGCCGCGTACTGTACCCACGCGGTGCTGTCCGGCCCGGCGGTCGACAACATCAACAACTCCCAGCTCGATGAGCTGGTGGTGACCGACACCATCCCGCTGAAGGACGCCGCGCGGGTGTGCAGCAAGATCCGCCAGCTGAGCGTGGCGGAAATGCTGGCCGAAACGATGCGTCGCATCGCCTTCGGTGAGTCGGTCAGCTCGTTGTACGTGGACTGA
- the lolB gene encoding lipoprotein insertase outer membrane protein LolB — translation MKPAFLRPLLLAALPLALAACTSVGNQKTPVPDVAYTVPPAAERAEAARVQALRAQPDWTFQGRVAVSKGKNGGSGRIDWSQQGADYQVQLSAPVTRQSWRLQGNTLQGAGRLEGLDGGPREGADAAQVVQDATGWEIPVNQLPDWTRGLVLQGTDENGLQRDAEGRPRRLQQAGWVVEYLDWHSGEGDQQVLPRRIEATNGDAKVKLVIDQWGTPGP, via the coding sequence ATGAAGCCTGCTTTTTTGCGTCCGCTGTTGCTGGCCGCGCTGCCGCTCGCGCTGGCAGCCTGCACCTCGGTGGGCAACCAGAAGACGCCTGTCCCGGATGTGGCCTACACCGTCCCGCCCGCTGCCGAGCGGGCCGAAGCCGCACGTGTGCAAGCGCTGCGCGCGCAGCCGGACTGGACCTTCCAGGGCCGTGTAGCGGTCAGCAAGGGCAAGAACGGCGGCAGCGGGCGGATCGACTGGTCGCAGCAGGGTGCGGACTACCAGGTGCAGCTCAGCGCGCCGGTGACCCGCCAGAGCTGGCGGCTGCAGGGCAACACGCTGCAGGGCGCTGGGCGGCTCGAGGGACTCGATGGCGGTCCCCGTGAAGGGGCTGACGCCGCGCAGGTAGTGCAGGACGCTACCGGCTGGGAGATTCCGGTCAACCAGCTGCCGGACTGGACGCGTGGCCTGGTGCTGCAGGGCACCGATGAAAACGGGCTGCAGCGCGATGCGGAGGGTCGTCCGCGCCGGCTGCAGCAGGCGGGGTGGGTCGTGGAGTATCTCGACTGGCACTCAGGCGAAGGCGATCAGCAGGTGCTGCCACGCCGGATCGAGGCCACCAATGGGGATGCCAAAGTCAAACTGGTGATCGACCAGTGGGGCACGCCGGGACCATGA
- the ychF gene encoding redox-regulated ATPase YchF encodes MGIKCGIVGLPNVGKSTLFNALTKAGIAAANFPFCTIEPNVGIVPVPDPRLNELAAIINPQKVIPTAVEFVDIAGLVAGAASGEGLGNKFLAHIREVDAITHVVRCFENADVIHVNNKVDPLSDIDTIDTELALADLDSVEKALNRAERSAKGGDKEAAARKPVLAKLQAALADGKAGRAAGLDEEEKALVRDLFLLTLKPVMYIANVLEDGFENNPHLDAVRVRAAEEGAKVVPVSAAIEEELSQLDDDDRDTFLADLGLSEPGLNRVINAAYQLLGLQTYFTAGVKEVRAWTVRKGATAPQAAAVIHTDFEKGFIRAETIAYDDFIKYKGEAGSKEAGRLRLEGKEYRVQEGDILHFRFNV; translated from the coding sequence ATGGGTATCAAATGCGGAATCGTCGGCCTGCCCAATGTGGGCAAGTCGACGCTGTTCAATGCGCTCACCAAGGCAGGTATCGCCGCGGCCAATTTCCCGTTCTGCACGATCGAGCCGAACGTGGGCATCGTGCCGGTGCCGGATCCGCGCTTGAACGAACTGGCGGCCATCATCAACCCGCAGAAGGTCATCCCGACCGCGGTCGAGTTTGTCGACATCGCCGGCCTGGTTGCCGGTGCGGCCAGTGGCGAAGGCCTGGGCAACAAGTTCCTGGCGCATATCCGCGAAGTGGATGCGATCACCCACGTGGTGCGCTGCTTCGAAAACGCTGACGTGATCCACGTCAACAACAAGGTGGATCCGCTTTCGGATATCGACACCATCGATACCGAGCTGGCCCTCGCCGATCTGGACAGCGTTGAAAAGGCGCTGAACCGGGCCGAGCGTTCGGCCAAGGGCGGCGACAAGGAAGCGGCGGCACGCAAGCCGGTGCTGGCCAAGCTGCAGGCGGCGCTGGCCGACGGCAAGGCCGGCCGTGCGGCGGGCCTGGACGAGGAAGAGAAGGCGCTGGTGCGCGATCTGTTCCTGCTGACCCTCAAGCCGGTGATGTATATCGCGAACGTGCTTGAAGACGGGTTCGAGAACAACCCGCACCTGGATGCCGTGCGCGTGCGCGCGGCCGAAGAGGGTGCGAAGGTGGTGCCGGTGTCGGCGGCCATCGAAGAAGAACTGTCGCAGCTCGACGATGACGATCGCGATACCTTCCTGGCCGACCTGGGCCTGAGCGAGCCGGGCCTGAATCGCGTGATCAACGCGGCCTACCAGCTGCTCGGCCTGCAGACCTACTTCACCGCAGGCGTCAAGGAAGTGCGTGCCTGGACCGTACGCAAGGGTGCGACCGCGCCGCAGGCGGCCGCCGTGATCCATACCGATTTCGAGAAGGGCTTCATCCGCGCTGAAACCATCGCCTATGACGACTTCATCAAGTACAAGGGCGAAGCAGGTTCGAAGGAAGCCGGTCGTCTGCGTCTGGAAGGCAAGGAATACCGTGTGCAGGAAGGCGACATCCTGCATTTCCGCTTCAACGTCTGA
- a CDS encoding tetratricopeptide repeat protein, with the protein MQAGSQRQQLQQAVRRQPTDFIAWVMLADAELEAGDLAAGEHAARHALQLRPGHPEALARLGRVAWMAGAHADAARLLGEASARAPQHPGIALWLGHALEDADDAEGAAAAYRRAHALQPDEPYIAAQRLAWQRRLCDWQDLDVLSRQVREAVARGHGAVEPFAFLSEDASATEQLACARLRAAHVGAAVRPMAPAVPRRQGPLQVGFLSNGFGAHPTGLLTVALFEQLRVDPSLQVHLFALNRDDGSPIRRRLATASELHDVAGMRHADIAARIRAAGIDMLFDLRGWGGGGTPEVLAMRPAPLQVNWLAFPGTSGAPWMDVVLADEFVLPATMEADFSERVLRLPRAFQPSDTTRALAPPPSRSACGLPSDGVVFCCFNNSYKLNPRSMARAFRILHAVPGSVLWLLSGPGNADARLRAAAHAQGLDPARLVFMPKLPHAQYLARFALADLFLDTHPYNAHTTASDALWAGCPVLTCPGDTFAARVAGSLNHHLGLPGMNVADDDAFIRVASHLGNDPMALAAVRAELAAARASSGLFDMAGFATDFAILIRGLATEHGWQGPHAA; encoded by the coding sequence ATGCAGGCAGGCAGCCAGCGGCAGCAGTTGCAGCAGGCGGTGCGCCGCCAACCGACCGATTTCATCGCCTGGGTGATGCTGGCCGATGCCGAGCTGGAAGCGGGCGACCTGGCGGCTGGCGAGCACGCTGCACGGCACGCCCTGCAGCTGCGTCCGGGTCATCCCGAAGCGCTGGCACGGCTGGGACGCGTGGCGTGGATGGCCGGCGCCCATGCCGATGCCGCGCGCCTGCTGGGCGAAGCCTCGGCCCGTGCGCCGCAGCACCCCGGTATTGCCCTGTGGCTCGGCCACGCCCTTGAAGATGCGGACGATGCCGAAGGCGCTGCCGCCGCGTATCGCCGCGCCCACGCCCTGCAACCGGACGAACCGTACATCGCCGCGCAGCGGCTGGCCTGGCAGCGCCGCCTGTGTGACTGGCAGGACCTCGACGTGTTGTCGCGCCAGGTGCGCGAGGCGGTGGCGCGCGGGCACGGCGCGGTCGAACCCTTTGCCTTCCTCAGCGAAGACGCCAGCGCGACCGAGCAGTTGGCCTGCGCGCGCCTGCGCGCGGCGCATGTCGGCGCTGCCGTGCGACCGATGGCGCCGGCTGTGCCGAGGCGGCAGGGCCCGTTGCAGGTAGGCTTTCTGTCCAATGGGTTCGGTGCGCACCCGACCGGCCTGCTGACGGTGGCGCTGTTCGAGCAGTTGCGCGTCGATCCGTCGCTGCAGGTGCATCTGTTCGCCCTCAACCGCGACGATGGCAGCCCGATCCGTCGTCGCCTGGCGACGGCGAGTGAACTGCACGACGTTGCGGGCATGCGCCATGCCGATATCGCCGCGCGCATCCGGGCAGCGGGCATCGACATGCTGTTCGACCTGCGCGGCTGGGGCGGCGGCGGCACGCCGGAAGTGCTGGCGATGCGCCCTGCGCCCCTGCAGGTGAACTGGCTGGCGTTCCCGGGCACCTCCGGCGCCCCCTGGATGGACGTGGTGCTGGCCGACGAGTTCGTGCTGCCAGCGACGATGGAAGCCGACTTCAGCGAGCGCGTGCTGCGCCTGCCACGGGCGTTCCAGCCATCGGACACGACCCGCGCGCTGGCGCCGCCGCCCTCGCGAAGTGCGTGTGGCCTGCCGTCGGACGGCGTGGTGTTCTGCTGTTTCAACAACAGTTACAAGCTCAATCCACGCAGCATGGCGCGTGCCTTCCGCATACTGCATGCGGTGCCGGGCAGCGTGTTGTGGCTGCTGTCCGGGCCCGGCAACGCCGACGCGCGGCTGCGTGCGGCAGCCCATGCGCAGGGCCTGGATCCGGCGCGCCTGGTGTTCATGCCGAAGCTGCCGCACGCGCAGTACCTGGCCCGATTCGCACTGGCCGACCTGTTCCTGGACACCCACCCGTACAACGCGCACACCACCGCCTCCGATGCGCTGTGGGCGGGTTGCCCGGTACTTACCTGCCCCGGTGATACGTTCGCCGCACGCGTGGCCGGCAGCCTCAATCACCACCTTGGACTGCCCGGCATGAATGTGGCGGACGATGATGCCTTCATCCGCGTGGCAAGCCACCTGGGCAACGATCCCATGGCCTTGGCCGCGGTGCGCGCGGAACTTGCAGCCGCCCGTGCGTCCAGCGGCCTGTTCGACATGGCCGGGTTCGCCACGGACTTCGCAATCCTCATCCGCGGGCTCGCCACCGAACACGGCTGGCAGGGTCCGCACGCGGCCTGA